The window ATCATGTGGGCCAAATAGCAAATAGTTTCCAGCATCTACAACATTTAcaactaaaaatagatttttcttcaTTCCTGGAATATGAAAGATACTGTTGAGGGTGATAGtgtctttttgctttttgttGATCACAATAGTGCCTTCTTTCTCCATATTACGGACTGTATTATCTGTTGTAACAATATCATCATGTCCGTCGTATTCACGAAAGGTAGAGAATTTGGATTGATCTCTAGTGAGATGGTGCCCACATCCTGAATCCACGATCCAGTCTCTTTCAAAATTTATGGAAGCCATAGCATTCATTGTTCGAATCTCCGCTACGAAACACTTTTCTCGGTCTTCTTCTTTTTcagcagctttcttggtttgagcCTTATTGCTCTCTTTGGATCAACAATATCTTTTTATGTGCCCCACTTTGCCACAACGGTAACATTTTAAAAGCTTTTTACCATTACCGGAAGATTCCCCTTCTTTCCTGGCGAGCTTGAACCACTTGAGGACGGAAAGTGCATGCTATCTCTTGATTTCCCTTTAAAGTTCCTCTTATCGGTGACAAGAGCATTTCCTTCCCCTTCTTTGATAGATACACGAGCCATCTGTTTGGCTAGTTGCTCTTGTGATGATAGCAAATTCTCAAATTCTTCCAAAGATGGTTATTGAACCCATCCTTGAATCGATGTAACAAAGGAAATATATTCTGACTTTAAACCATGAATAATAATTCTTCTTATTCGTGCTTCAGAGATAGCCTCATCCGGATCCAATAGAGAAATTTCGGAATACAGATTTTTAACCTTCAAAAAATACTTTACGATAGAGAAATTACCTTGAGCGGTGTTAGCTAACTGATTCTCCAAAATCTGTAGTCGAGCTTCATCCTTCTTGTTGAACATCCGATCGAAGGTCCTCCATATTTCATGAGCTGATTTACACCTTATAATATGATCAAATAAATTAGGAGAGATAGACCTCTTCAGGATAAACTCCGCCTTAGCATTAGTCTACTTCCACTTTAAGCGCATTGCTATTTTTCGGTGCGTCATCAAGAGGACTTGTGTTACTCCCATTGACAACTTCTCACAAATTCTCACCAACAAGGTATGACTCCATACAAGTCTTCCATACATTGTAGTTGGACTGGTTCAATAACTCTATCCCCAGTCCATTAGCACGACCACCTAAATCCATTTAGAGAAACTAGTTGAATCGACCACTAACCCGACCTTCAAATCCAGAAGCCGACTTATGGATTTGATACCATGTAAAGAATAGCAGAAGAAAAGTATTATTTGGAGACCTTCTGCTAGCCCAAGATCGTTAACTAAGATTGGAGGATTCAACTAAAGAAGAGGAAGCTTGAAAAGAGAAGAGAGATTTTTTAAAGGAGAACTTTGTTATTGAAGAAGACTTTCTTGAATTTGGCTTTATTACAAATGCCTAAGGTTACTCCTATTTATACTTGTCTAGGGATGATTCTAGATACAAAAATAATCTAGACAATTCTATTATCTTCTAATAATAATATCCAAGACTTTAGAATATCTAGGTATTTCATAAGTACTACAAATATCAAAGATATTACTCCATAACTTTCTAGAACTATCTTCTAATTATAATTTTTACTCTTCTAAAAAATCTAACTTTATTTTTCACAATTACTTCATGTACCTTATCTTTTGTATAGGCATTGTCAAAACAATTGTTTCCCAAATTAATGAATCCCCTGTTGTAGGCCAAAGTTAAAAGAGCACATGAAGTACTGTGTTGAACATCCTGAAGAAATTAACAAGCTTGCTAAGGTGAAAGCTCAAGTTTCAGAAGTTAAGGGAGTGATGATGCAAAACATTGAAAAGGTAAGGAAACAATTTCTAAGGTGAAAAGCTCAAGTTTTGTACATATATTGTGCTTTCTCATTAAAAACTGACTATATATAGCATAAATCTGCTTAACAAAATGTTGTCTTGATCAGGTTCTAGACCGCGGTGAGAAGATTGAGCTTCTGGTTGATAAAACAGAGAATCTTCGTTCACAGGTTAGCTTGATGCATATTGTTAATTTGTAACAATCTTAGGATAATATCATTGCATACATGTAAATTTATCCGTTCATTACTATGACAATTGCCAACACTTAAATCAACAGTTCCATCACGGACTCATAGATTCACGAACAAGTTTAATGCCACTGCTAATTATCAAGCCAACACCAATACATAAAGTGATTCACATCCAATAATGGTTCGGGCACGTGACGAGGAGGAGCCTTGatgctccggtgaggaggtgtgagcggttggctttggtgggtatgagaagaggtagagggcagcctaagaagtattggggagaagtgATCAGGCAAGATATGGCACGGCTGccgatttccgaggacatggcccttgataggaaggtccgaaggtcgagcattaaggttgtacgCTAGAGGGTAGTCGAGCTTTTTCTACTTCATACCGGGGTTAAGACGGGTTTGATAGGCTTGATCTTAGACGGCTTGTGGTTCATGTTGAGTCCACATTATCCTTTCTGTTTTTCATAGCCCGAGGCCTTAATTATTGGTTATTGTTATTGCATGTCATCTACTTTATGGTTTTTATGATGTTGTTACTATCTCTATTGTTTCTGTGGATGATactgatgaattgtctcttcttGTTTTATTTCTGTCTTCCTGAGCCGAGAGTCTACTGGAAACAACCGTTGGGGCAGggataagatctgcgtacacactaccttccccagatTCCACTTTGTatgattttactgggtcgttgttgttgacATCCAATAATGGAATACAGTAAATTAGCGGCTACAGGCCATGTCCACCAACAATATTTGTTTACTCAGTTTCTAGAAGACTAAAAAATCGAATTTATGATAAGTCCGATTAGAAGATAATTCCAACATTTCCACCTATAGTTGGTAAgttgttttgtgtgattttttTCAGGCTCAGGACTTCAGACAACAGGGGATCAAGATTAGGAGGAAGTTGTGGTATGAAAATATGAAGATAAAACTGATTGTGTTAGGGATTATCATAGCTTTAATTCTCATTATCATTTTGTCTGTTTGCCCTGGCTTCGACTGCTTTTGATTTGCCTGATCATGCTGTCAGTGTCAATATTGTTCCACATACAAAATCTACTAATTATCAGTCAATTTAGCACACAAGGAGCTGGATTGGCCTATATTATGATTGTAGATGTATATTAATCAGGATTAGTTTGTCTTAATTACTTTTCTCCTTTTGGGAATTGTCCCATTGTTTCTCCGCTTCTTTGCTCTTTCTCCAAATTAAAATTTCACAATTCTGTTGCAAATATTTAACATCTAAGCTTGGTGATTGTTCATGATTAGTTGATTTCAAATGCACTGTTTTCTTGTATATATTTCTAACATGCCCAGGCGATTCAATATGCCTAGTAGGAGTATATTAGCAACTTAATAAATTAATggttaaaaaaatgaaaagatagGGTTATATTGGCAATTGTAACTTTTGTTCCACATGTAATATACCTTTTAGGTGTACGTTGGATTGATTTTATGAAACGATAGACGTGAAGGAGAATTTGTCCACCtatgtacttttttttttttttaattaaactcCATTCACTCATGCTTTCACCTCCCTTGGTAATGGTAATGGTAATGGTAATGGGTATTAGACATTAACCCCTACCTTATTTATTAAGGGACTAAAAAAGCGTACATGTAAGGTGGGGACATAGGTAGTCTTACCTCCTCAAAAATTACATTTGTGCTGGATATATATAATTAACATTATAGAAAAGATTAACTTCCAAAACATAGAGATTCTAATTGGAAGTTTGTTCCTACCAGCACATAAATGCTAGTAAGAGTCCTTTATGGAAGATGTTAAAACTTATCAAAAGATccctttgtattacaaagattcCTGGAACCTCATCCCTTTGTTTATGCTAATCATCATAAACAAAGAGTCAACTGACATTTGAGTTTCTTCTCTTAATTAGCCTGGCACCTCCATTTGATTCATCATGAAACATCCTCTAGCCTCCCTAGGAAGTTCTGTTAAGGTGGAGAAGATCGCCTCATTATGTTGTTGAAGTTTGCTACCAAACTTAGCCAGAACATCTGCTGCAGAGTTAGCTTCTCTATAGCAGTGTTGGAATGTAACTTGAAGGGATTGAATCATGACTTGCATGTCTTTGATTTCATGATAGAGTTTCCATTAAATGCTACTGTGTCCTTGGATCATATTGACCACCAACAGAGAAtccacctccaaaataatatttCTGTAATTGTTAGCAGTACATCAAGATATAGCAAAAAAAGCTGCTGACAGTGTTGTTAGTACAAAAATGCAGTATTTTTTAGCAAAAGCCATAATCACACTATCATTTCTATCTCTAACAATACCTCCACTGCTAGCTAAGAGATCCTTAGAGTTACTACTACAATCAGAATTAATTTTGATCCAATGGTTTGGGGgttttcctcaagtgacaagagtGGAGATGAGAGAAGGTCTGAGATTATCTGCCGAGGTTATACCAATTCCACCTTATATCCACCCTAGCACCTATCTTGTTAAGGTGAATTTTAATATGAAAAAGAACCTTTTGGCAGATTTTATAGATTGTGGCGGCACCATTCCCATATCTAGAGGCACATCTAGCTTTCCAAATCTCCCAACAAATGTAAATAGGGAGAATTTGATGCATAGTTTTAATAAATTCGTTTTGAGTGTTTACGGTAATCCAAGTAAAAAGTCGCCAACTCAGAGAAGGAGTATGAGGAGTAAAACCAAGATTAGCATAACAAAGGTTCCAAACTGCTTTAGCTGTACCACTTTCTAGGAAGAGATGATTAATGATCTCTTCCCTAGGAGGCACACAATATGAACACTGAGAAACAATGCATAAACCAAATCTGGACATGATATTATCAATATATATTTTcctatttaaaattctcataatGTAAAAGAAACCTTAAAAGGAACATATTTAGGCCAAGTCAAGGTACTACATTGGGTTCTATCAAAATAAGCTGATACGAAGCTCGTAAGTTTAAAATCTTATATCAAAATGATTTCTGGCATCGCCCGAGAATTAAAACCACATTAGCCCCCCAAGCATCCCCGGCTCAAGGAATCAGAAAACGCCTTTCAAGATCACTTATGTTTTTTCCAAGAGTAATTTTCAGAAatgactattgtttagtggctattaatttcttatagctaccatatacataattactttctGTAGTTACCTTTCAGTTGTTATGGTAATGTATTCGATCTACTGTATTCATGAACACAGTAGCAAAAATTGGCTAAAAAATAAGACAGTCCAGCTGTCAACCGTTGTATTCACATGTTTTTATActatgtattcatgaatacaatgtAATAATAGGTTTCTCAAGTTGTTTAATAACGGAAAGCTGCTAATTTAATGagatacactcctaatataactcacctaaatcaattataacacacaataTTATCAATCTAATTAATGAGAAGATTTATCGGACGCTAAACACCAAAAAGCAGAGAATTATTCAGAGTTTCAGTCCCTCTTTTTTTCTGATACAGTTCGAGTGTTTTTTTCCTGACTTTGTTCGAGGTTCTGCTCGGAATTGATACAAGTATCTAcagaaatattttgaaattcgaTTTTCTGTATATGAATACATCATGTATTTATGCCGGATACAACCTGTAATAGTAACCTACTGCCTACATATTTCATAATAAACCTAGTGCTTGTATTCTATTGTATCTAACAGTTGTATTCAATGTATTCAAGTTTATTTTTGTATtcacaatattttatttattcctaatacatggtattattgctttattgagtatatttcattggttgtattcattgatgttCTATTTGTATTGAGAGTATTTTAATGTATTTCActgtattgttattttaaatacagATGGATATAGTTAGGTTTAAAATACAGATGAATATAGTTAGATTGAATGCATAACTAATTgatgaataacatcaaaatgatAGAACTAACAATATATTTAAAAATGTTTAAGAACtcaaatacatctaaatacaacaGTCAAAAATTATTATATAAGATAAAAATCAGTGTATGCCTTGTCGACTACATAATCTAAATACAAGAAGAGAAAACCCATGTAGAAACTAAAAATCAATGCATGTGGACtcgaatatatataaatacatctacGATTAGGGTCACTGtgtatttttgttctcctttCGGCTTCAATGGTTGCTGATGAACACATGTTTCTCTTGAGTGATTAGCAAATCAAAAGATGGCCCTTCGAAATTGAGTGCTTTAGAGGGTATTCTGCAAAAACCTAACAATGGTGGATATTTAAAAAACagttgaagagaaaaagaagaagttttagatTGCCAAAAACCCAAAAACTTTAGTGGTGAGTGGTGAATGGTGAAAATCTGTGTTGATGATTTACGACTTGCTCAATTTCATAGTTCTTGACAAAAGCAAGAAATCATGAATCGGAAGGGAAAAAATTTGGAGTCACGCCACCAAGTCCTGTGGAATTGGGAAAGAACAATTTTGAAAAGGATGTAAAGAAAACTTGCAGGAAATTAGGGAAAATCTCACTGTTCTCATGGCTGAAGAGTAGTGACAACCACGAAAATCATGGAAAACTCACCGTTTGTCGGAGGAAACCAGTTTTCCAATTCATATAGGAAAGAATGAGAGAGATCGTGGAGAGAGAAATAAGATACTATGTGTGATTTTGGGAGAGAATAaaaaagaatgagagagaaaaatattagacAACATATTTAATGGCTTAACAGTAGGAAGTGAccataaataaaaaaattcctATAAAACTAAAAGGtaactatagaaaataatattttaaaagaatttttattCATAATAAATAGGGTATACAGTTTTgatataggaggtaaaattttcttttttcaaagtagtatatatgaattttaaattataaaaccaaaCATAAAATTGCATGAGGAAGAATTCAATATGGAAGGAATTATGTCTCTCCATAGATTCAAACATTGCAAAGGATGGGATAAGTATATATTTAAAAGCAC of the Nicotiana tabacum cultivar K326 chromosome 7, ASM71507v2, whole genome shotgun sequence genome contains:
- the LOC107811724 gene encoding putative vesicle-associated membrane protein 726 produces the protein MGQQTLIYSFVARGTMILAEYTEFTGNFTSIASQCLQKLPASNNRFTYNCDGHTFNFLAENGFTYCVVATESAGRQIPIAFLERIKDDFSKRYGGGKATTATAKSLNKEFGPKLKEHMKYCVEHPEEINKLAKVKAQVSEVKGVMMQNIEKVLDRGEKIELLVDKTENLRSQAQDFRQQGIKIRRKLWYENMKIKLIVLGIIIALILIIILSVCPGFDCF